The genomic region TTAAAGTGATACGTGAACCCGGCGAAAACCCTTTGACAGGTCAGTATATCGAATTTGACGAGCAATCCTTTGAAGTGGATGCTACCAGCATTCGGGCCGCTTATGTCTTATCCCATATGGTTTGTACCCTGCGATTTTCTGGCCAGTTACGACGCACGTTCATAAACGGACAGGAATACTTTAACGAACGTTGCTAAACGAAGACATACATTATGATTCCAAATAAAGCAGGACAAGTGGTAAAATTCCACAGTCCATACCCAGATGAAGATCCAAATCAATTGTATGTAGTCCTTGAAGTTTTTGATCATGAAAGGCCCCGTGCTGATATACAGGCATTGAATACAGGTCTTTCATTCCCTCCAGTTAATAGCGTTAATCTGGATGATCTTGAGATAGTTGAAGTGGAGACTAAAGATCTTATTGGCCATCAGGTGACCATAAGTACGTCTGATTCCTCAAAGGTTACCGGTAAAGTTGTTCAGGTAAGAGAATCTAAAATTTTACTTGATATGACTAAAGGTGGAAGTGATGTAGCAACCAATGTTTATCTGACAATCAGGGACTATAACGGCATTGAGCACACAGGAACCTTATTAGTGGGTTAATTTTACTGTATGATTCCTGATAAGGACATTGCAGAGCAGAATTTGAGCTTTTGATTTTCTGAGTGTATTAAACTGATAAGAGGGAGCGATAAGAGAGTATGGCAGACGTACACACACCGGAGCAGCGTAGCTTTAATATGAGCCGCGTTAAAAGCAAGGATACTAAGCCGGAATTGATGGTTAGAAAGTTTCTACACGCGCACGGATTCCGGTATAAATTGCACGATAATACACTACCGGGTAAACCTGATATAGTGCTGCCCAAGTATAAAACAGTCATTTTTGTACACGGCTGTTTTTATCATGGGCATGAGGGGTGCCGGTATTTTGTAGTACCAAAGACCCGTACAGAATGGTGGCTTAATAAGATTAACGGCAACCGTCTACGGGACGCAGCTAATAACGCCAGAATATCAGAAGCAAACTGGCGGATTGTAACTGTCTTTGAGTGCGAACTTAAACCCAAGAGCCGGCAGCTGACATTACAAAACCTGCTTGGACTGCTAAAACCGATTTCGACATAACTCCCCCATACTGACACTGACTAATATGGTAACAGAGAACATTACAACAACTGACGACAGAGCAGTAACCGAAAAAGCAGGGCATTACAACCGTATACAGATAGAGCCAGTCAAACCGGTTATTCGGTTGGCTGATATCAGCTCGCGCAGCTTCAAAGACTTGAGCAAAGATGAGTATGCAAGTAAAATGGCATACCTGACTCACTATCTACACACCCGCAGTAACGGTGCATCGCAGTACTATGAAGAGGAAGCTACAGGGTTCGTAAAACAACTAATCGGAGCCGACGCAGCCAACAACCCCAGCGAAGTAAAAGGAATACTTGACGTACTGGAGAGGGAAGTGATGGACGTTCCATTTCCCACTCCCAAAACGGCCAAGTTCAAGTTCATTGACTTGTTCGCCGGTATTGGCGGGCTTCGTCTGGCTTATCAAAATTTGGGCGGGAAGTGTGTTTTTACGTCGGAGTGGCACCCGGCATCACAGCAGACCTACGCGGCAAACTTTGGCGAGGTTCCTTTTGGAGACATTACCAAGATCAGTGAAACGGCTATACCAGATCATGATGTACTGTTAGCCGGTTTTCCCTGTCAGCCCTTTTCCATTGCCGGAGTATCTAAGAAAGCCAGCTTAGGCCGTGAACATGGTTTTAAGGACGAGACGCAGGGAACATTATTCTTTGATGTCGCCCGGATCATCGAGCATAAGCGCCCCAAAGCCTTTATGCTTGAAAATGTAAAAAACCTTGTATCCCACGATAAAAAGAACACGTTTCGGATTATCCGCGAGACGCTGAATGAACTACGGTATAATATACATTTCCGTGTACTCGATGGTAAACACTTCGTGCCACAGCACCGGGAACGTATTATAATTGTTGGTTTTGACCGCGACCGATACGACGATCAGGAACCGTTTGAGTTTCCGGAGCTACCTGCGCCAACGGCTGCAATAGAGGACATCTTGGAAAGGGACGTACCAGCCAAATACACGCTGACAGACAATCTTTGGAAGTATTTACAAGACTATGCAGCCAAACACAAGGCCGCAGGTAATGGCTTCGGGTTCGGCCTTACCCCGCTTGATGGTATAGCCCGCACCCTGAGCGCACGGTATCACAAAGACGGTTCCGAAATCCTAATTCCACAGGCTCTTGGACAGAATCCGCGCCGGTTGACTCCCCGCGAATGTGCCCGGTTACAGGGCTTTCCGGACAGCTTTGTTATACCCGTATCTGATACGCAGGCATACCGGCAGTTTGGTAATTCAGTAGTTATGCCGCTGATGCAGGCAGTAGGGCAGCAAGTTGTAAGATGTCTGTAAAATGAACCTTGAGCGACTGAAACGAATTTTTGCCGATCAAGGCTGTAAAAAGGTTTATGTTAAAACTTTAGCTAAGAATGATGATTCCAAACACCAACCATATTTAGGCGGGGACGAAATATTTAACTTGTTTCCCACTTCTGAAATTAAAGCCATTTCTTCGGAGAGCTGGGATCGGGAGCGTTTTATAGCTACTATTGACTTTGCGTGGATTGCAGAAGATGGAGCTTTATTTCAAGCTCCAAATACAAAATTTATCTTATATCCAAAGTATCCTGAAGTGCGTTTATCGGGATTCCTAAGAGGATGCAGCAATGGACCTTCTAGGGTTATGAATACCCCTTTGTATGGTCGTTTGCTTTTTCTTTCAGTATCAACTGCGGGACGAATACTAGGCTATGCTGCTTTCCCGGATTCCCAAATTGCAGCTGAACTTAGAGCAATTAATACTCAGCAGGAAGGCGTTTTTGCTACGTTCAACTTGAGCAATAGCGACAATCGCACAATTCTCTTAAATGAGTTAGCCCGCATACATAGGCTTGACTGGATAACATCGAAACGGCTGGACAGGCTTGGAAATATTATGGCTTGCGATGCTCCGAACTGTGGGGGGTATAC from Spirosoma taeanense harbors:
- a CDS encoding very short patch repair endonuclease — its product is MADVHTPEQRSFNMSRVKSKDTKPELMVRKFLHAHGFRYKLHDNTLPGKPDIVLPKYKTVIFVHGCFYHGHEGCRYFVVPKTRTEWWLNKINGNRLRDAANNARISEANWRIVTVFECELKPKSRQLTLQNLLGLLKPIST
- the dcm gene encoding DNA (cytosine-5-)-methyltransferase, with the translated sequence MVTENITTTDDRAVTEKAGHYNRIQIEPVKPVIRLADISSRSFKDLSKDEYASKMAYLTHYLHTRSNGASQYYEEEATGFVKQLIGADAANNPSEVKGILDVLEREVMDVPFPTPKTAKFKFIDLFAGIGGLRLAYQNLGGKCVFTSEWHPASQQTYAANFGEVPFGDITKISETAIPDHDVLLAGFPCQPFSIAGVSKKASLGREHGFKDETQGTLFFDVARIIEHKRPKAFMLENVKNLVSHDKKNTFRIIRETLNELRYNIHFRVLDGKHFVPQHRERIIIVGFDRDRYDDQEPFEFPELPAPTAAIEDILERDVPAKYTLTDNLWKYLQDYAAKHKAAGNGFGFGLTPLDGIARTLSARYHKDGSEILIPQALGQNPRRLTPRECARLQGFPDSFVIPVSDTQAYRQFGNSVVMPLMQAVGQQVVRCL